A segment of the Amia ocellicauda isolate fAmiCal2 chromosome 5, fAmiCal2.hap1, whole genome shotgun sequence genome:
aaatgtattgctttatgCTAATACGGTCTCTCTGGTAGAGAGTGGGGAGAGGATTCAACTATGAATACTTGCTATTAATCCGATGCATGTCACAATGGCAGTACAGTAACTGAAGATTGCCTAACTCCAATTTGTCTTGGTTTATTTACAAAGGCATTCTTGAAGAGggacaacattttgtttttgtttttctgtaataGAAATTGAAATAGAAACTGATTTATTGACGGACAAGACTGTTTGAGTATAAGGAACAACCTCCTGACTAGAATTTATTAGTGAAAAGCTCTTTTTGTAATTTGAGGACCAATATTTGGTCCATCAGACACTATCATATATTCTGATTTAAACAACCTGTGAGAAGtttgatttaattgaaatatttggTTTATAGTTAGTTTGGAAATGATAAGTgttatatacatgttttatacCTATACTTACATAAAATCTAAAAcccctttttaaaaaaacaaggaaaagcactgggtgctaaataagtattttgtatCTCAACCCTGTTTCTGGGAAAAATGTTAATGCATCTTccatatttaaaaatcaatctGATGGAGTTGACATCAGAGCACATGAACAAGCTATCCAACCATGCACATAATGTTCTACTCTTTTCTACTAATTACTTTAAAATGACAATTTGAAATTAATGCAACTAATATTGATCCTTATAACTGCAGAATGAGAACTAAATAAGAAttaaatatatcattatagTTCATGGTACAGTATGTATATCAAATTGTGCATGAAAACAATAAGGGTGTtctaaaatatttttataattgaGGAGATATTTAAATTGAACCATTAATACAGTATGCAAAAACCATTGAACATGAACTGGTGTCCAATGGAATGAACATGATCTGTGCAGCAGAAATGCTAAACACCTCAAtcaggttttttattttaatagcatACATAACCCATCAGCTTGCAAAAGCAATCACTTCACAGGCAAACTGTAAGAGTGTAGGTACTGCTTTGTAAATCTCAAGTTACTGGAAAGGTATGCTCCAGTCTCCCGTTACAGATGCTTGATCCAGTGTTTTTGCAGAAGCACATAAACCAGGGTGAATTGTGCTTACTGCCAACTGCCTCTGGGTTTAAAGTCTCTTGTTGGTTCTGGAATAAACATTAGTGGATGTTTGGTTATGAAAAAGTCTTGTCTTTAATAATTACTAAAAACCAGGATTGACCATTTTATGGACAAGATACAACAGTTGTTTAGTTCCCCAAAGTCAACCAGTGCGGTGTAAATGTAATGTGCGTTCAGGTCCCCATCAATTGTCTGGAAGTTGACTCATTTCTCTTAGGAGATAATATGAACAGACCTTCTCGGGCAAGAGGTGGATTTGTTTTGGATCCACGTGGTAGACTTAGTGTTTGATCTGTAAAAGAATTTCATGCGATCAGTTTATCTTGGATAGGATCAATACCCAATGCAATCTTAATTTGACCAATTAAAAGGTGGGCCTCCCCTATTTTTCCTTTTACAGTGGTGTTCCTGGATAATTCGGGGGTAACAAACAATCCTCCAACGCCCCTCGCTTTCACTGTCTATCTGGATCTTTGCAAATGCCTCTCATAAGCCAGTGCTAAAGGTGTGCTAAAGATTTGTGACACAGAAAGGCAGAGCTGCAAGGCCCAGAGTCTGAGATGAAGTGCTTCGAGTTGGTGTGCAGGAGTCCCACGGTCAAGACGTCAAGCTCTCCGTGTTTCTTCTGTAAGAGAAGGATGGAGTCTGTAATTTCTCTGTTGCGGTCAGTAGAGTTGTCCCTCTTCTACACCCTGGTGCTACCCCATTGTTTATCTTCTTCAGGGTTGGGCACCCCTGAAGCCTGGGCTTTGGACCACCGAGTCAACCACTCCCTCAGCTGCCCTGGGCCGCAACTCGTGTCACTGAACCGATACGGGAAAGGCAAGCTTTTCGGTGTATCGGAAAGAATCTTCCCCCAGGGGGGTGGACCGACCTGCAGTTCCTGGTTGGCCTCTCGCAGGGATTCCTTGGACATGGCAAGGTTGGCCTCTAGCTGGCTCGTCTCCATCCTGCTCAGGGCCAACTCTTCAGACAGCTCGTAGTCCAGGTGGGCTTGGGAATCTCTGGCTATGTCCAGGCCTTGGAGTCGCTTCTTGTACTCCTCCAGCTTCCCCTTACACTCCGACGCTTTCTGCTTCATCTCCAGGAATTGCTCCTGCAGGTCTGTCTCGTAGCCTTCCTCTGCTCTCAGCTCATTCTCCCAGAACTCCAGCTCCTCCGCCTCGGCCTGCTGTGATGCAATGAGCACTTCAAGCTGTTCTGCCTCCTGTCTCAGCTGCTCTTGCTCCTCCAAGGCCTCGATCTGTGCCTCTGTTGTGTCCAACTGGGACTGGAGGGCCATGAGCTGGGTTTGTTGCTGGCTGAGTAGTCTGTGGAGCTCTTCCATCTGTTTCTCCTCTGCATCTTGTCCCGAGATTGGCTCTGCTGTTCTCACTGACTGGTCAGGGGTCTTCTGGAAGAGGAGGATGGGCTCCTGTATTTCTTCATGCTGGCTCAGAGTGGAGTCCCTCTTCCTGTTGTCTTTGTTCTTGCCCCTGACCCTGTGCAGCCTTGTCCTGCTGAAGGACTCAATCCATTCCCTAGCCTCCTCGGCAAATGTAAGCGACTTGCGTTTCGGTTTCTTGTTGTCGGACTGGAGGTCCGTCTTGATGCGGAGCCGGACGAGAGGAGGCAGGCTCTGCCGGTGTGCACTCTGGTCAGCACCCCGTGGCCCCCGCAGCTGAGCACATGACCTCGGCCCGGCTAGAGATGGCCCGTTGTGGTTCAGAATGAGCTGCACCTCGCTGGCCTGCTGCCCGTATTTATTCAAGGACTCCAAGAGCTTCTCGTCGGGGGAGACGTTGCGCTCGAACTCCTTGAACTTTTCTTTCAAAGTATACCGGCCTGGGCGACCTTCAGAAATGGCAGAAACAACAATAAGGAGGGTGGATGTGCATTTGTTTAacttttaaacaatgttttacatttatctatttaaaaaatatatatatatatataatctgaacATTACTACACTTTACAGCACACCTACtgaaatacttttctttttcttgttttctggatattggaacaaattaaaaagcatTTCTTACCCATAGCCTGTGCCAGTGCGATGACCACTTCCTGGCAGGTGGTTTTCTCAGATACCCCACAGATCACCCTCTGGACACTTTCAACCCACACCTTCAGCTCCATGCTGCAGCTTTTGGCATTAAGTCCAGATCAGCTCCTTATTAGAGACCTAGGAAATCACTGAGGGAATCTGCCTCTTCGTCTCCAATCTGAAACCATACACAAAGTAAATGCACCAGTAAATTAAATGATTGTTTCCCTTTGACAAACAGCAGTAGTGGCTCACTAAGATATTTGATCAATTGCTATAATTAGCAGCTGAACCTTTTACAGCTGATTCAGATTCTTGGCAACTGCAACTGAGCTCTTTAATGACTGAGACGAATTGCTCCCTTAGTAGTCAAATTGTTTCCTTAATCAGATCTGGTCCACACTAATTCCTTGGTTTTAGAAATCCCTTGGTGTCATTCAATACCTTCCCAGAGTTATAGATGCCAGAACTGTTTTATGGCTGTCCTTACCTCCATTAATAAATGCTTTCTGCCCTACGGTTGTCTAAATGAGCCACTGACACATTATCAATCACTCCCATTATAGGTATTATTAGTTTACCTTCAGCCTAACTGTTTGAATCCATGACACCTCATTATTGAAACAATAGAGCTAAggggcaggtgtgtgtgtgaggtgtgaACAGTCCGCTGGGAGTTcatcttgaaactgaaacaATAGGGTTTCCTGCCTACCTGCCCCCAAAAGGTAGGAAAGTAAATTTGAGATTGCCCTGGCTATTCAGTTCCCGCGTTCAGCAGCTATGAAGACATTGTCTATCAGGATCCATCAAAAGTGTGAAGTGTTTGGACTGCCCTATTAAACAGAGTTCATTGTTAGGCTACAGCATGAGAAGAAGCTACCCTGCAGCCATGAAACCAAGCCAGCTTAAATCTCAGCTTAAAGGCGATTGATACCACCAACAAAAACCTCATTATAATATTACACATTTGCTTGAATGGTTTAATTAGACATGATTTGTATTAGGACATCATGACCAGTAACATTAGGGTTAGTTAGACAACattgaaaacaatataatttatattatttaggCAGATCAAACAGGTGCTGTTGAGCCTATTAATTATGGCCAGGGTTCCCAATACTGGTCCTGTAGGACCCCctactctgctggtttttgttccaacagatctctcagttaattaattgaaccttaatagaagtaacaatctgcttagactTAACTTATTAAACACAATTTATAAAGTAATCTATACAAtcctatacttaacttaaaaccccttaccatttcaaataatttaaaaactctGATTCAGGAAGCTATTAGTTCAATGGTTCAATTAAGTGTAGGACCCTGGTGTTATggtattgattttactttgtgTGAGAATTGCATTAAAGATCAAACTTTTGGAACTGTCCACATAAAATAATGCTAAAGTAGACAGGTTTAAAATAATTGCATAACTACAGAGAACGAAGAGGAATTACACCATAGACATTTTACTAACAAATACCCACTGTAATACAACTGTACTGTCGGCTACGTCGTTGTAATGGACCTGCTAGTGCTCACAATGCTTAGTTGACCTTGGGTCCCTGCCCTTACTCATTTTAACACCACAAGTAGCAGTAAATACCTCTTGATTTAGGTATTTGCTAGATCTTTCAAAGCTACAAAAGATAACAATTAACAAAGTCAAAATGACACAAATTGAATTAAGTTGTTTGCGTAACGTTTTCCTTATACTCTGTAAATATTGTTTTCCGTTTTTAGATACAATCAGGGGTTAGTTTGTTTTCCATCCCTTTATCTCTCGGAAATATTTTAGCGCTGGGAGTCTTTCTAGACCAATATTCCCAATTAAAAAGCCTCTCTGGAGACTGCTCACTTCCAGTCCCTGCACTGCATCAAACCCCCAgtgaacaaaatcaaaagccttATCTTCCCCGACAGACACAGTATATTGGACTGGACCGTTTTATCCGTATTTAGTTTAGCTGGACAGTCGGCAGTATGTGAAGATCTGGTCACAGCTGAATTCGTTTCCAGGGGAAATGCCATAGCCAGCCTAGAAATTAAGCTAATTGGTGTTTATCTTTTTGGTTAATCTCTGCGCACTCATCTAAGAAGCTGACTAAACTTCAATTTGGGAAGATGAAAGCACGGGGTTTGTTAACGCTTTGCTTGCCCTCTCTCCACACGGGCTgtttgaaaaaatattattacattCATATGAAAAGCTAAATGATAATGcatgtaaaacatattttagaaaCCGTGTAACATCCAGAAATAGACAAGAGGGCACCGGTTGAAACAGGGATGAGGGCTTCTACTGATTTCCAACAAGTCCAAAAGAGAAATATTGGGTTTCTGTTTCTCAAATGGAAAATTCTGCTTCATCAGGTGTAATACCAAATATAATTAGTTTACCTGTATGCACACACCATGCTACAGTGCATACATAGCATCCTCCAATCACACAAGTCATTAATAATCCTGTATTGTGATGCCTGCCCATCTTCCTGTGTCCCACACTGTTCTTTCCACTGCAGTTCCAACAGGACTGGCTTACTTCCCCCAACAGTTGTTCAAACGAACTACTTTGTCTGGCAATGGCTGTATACAGAGTAGTTTATTTTAAGATCTGCGGTTTGAAGATGATGCATCCGACTTACCAGTGATGTTTTTGATGTCTCCAGATCCCAAACTGTGTCCTTAGCCTCCTGTACCTCTCCTGTGTGGGATGCTCAGTGAGTCCCAGCTGTGCGCTCCTCGGCTCCTATCACTAATAGGAGAAGATGGGTGACACCCTTTTGAGCGCAAACAGCCCATTTTGGGACAGAGCTAAGTGACGTCAGGGGTTCCTATCATAAAGCGTATTTTCTGTCTTGTTGACGGGCTTGGCCTTTTAGTCCCACTGTTACTTTCCCAATTAAAATCAGCCTCTTCATGGTAGCCTAACTGAATCTCCTTTGCTCTCTATGTGTTAATAGTGATACTAAAAGTCCTATTAGCAAAACAACTTCTAATAATTATCTCTGTACCCAATTCAATATTTAGTATTTCACCTAGTCAACAATATTGGATTATTAACGTTAAAGTCATacagacaaaacacaaaaccacaTCATCTATCGAATGAACTGTTATGTTAATAACATTAATAGCATACGGGGTCGTTGGATTACAGGATATTGGACGAAAGTCTACATaggctatatttatatatttgatatGACACTCCCAGACAACAAACATTAAAGATAAATGTATGTGAATAAAGATGGTATTAATCGATTAGAGATGGTAAATGCTTAATATTACATTGAATTGTTGTATTCTATATTTTCCCGCGAATATCAAAATAAGGTACCTCGTGGACAggagtgtatttattatttatttatttataaagattaaaataaaacccgCCAGTGATGCATAATTACATACTTTTGTACTTAAtcgtttcttcttcttcttcttcttcttcttcttcttcttcttattactTTAAAGTCAAAGTGAATCTCAACCCACTACGTCTAAATCAGTAGACCTCAGATTGAACTGGCTTGCCATAAATGTTGACTATATTTGTATTCTCCTATGGTTGCAAACCATCACATTATAATTTCTAAACTTAACCAGTTCGCAAAACAAACCTTTTATTGGGGGGGAAAAATATTCACTGTATTCGTATTTAATATCTGGTTAACGCTCATAGTCTATCTCATATTGGTATCTGACCCCTGTTTCTCACCTGGAGAGCTGTACCAGCACAGTAGCAGACTGCTGCATTaagtgtaaaaaacaaacaaacaaaaaaaaaacattacattgtaCTTCCCtatagatttaaaatgaattaactgAGCTTAACCGAAACCAAATATAAGTAGCAAGTTCTCATGTAGTTGTCCTCTGTACAGAGAGCGAATTCCAATAGAAACGGTCTTGAGCTGAGCTGGGGCGGCAGGACAGAGGAAATCACCGCCCCGCCCGCAGCGCACAGCGCGTCACTGGGGATGAAACTGCAGCCGGCGCTCAGAGAGACCTGCAGAATGGACGGAAACATCACCCATCACTGCAATCAgcaataatgaaaaacaataacactGCTAAAAGCGGACAGCGGTTTCCACACAGAGCCCCTGGGACCAAAGCGGATTCAATTCTCCGCTCAAACTCAGAGAGCAGGATGGCTCAGGGCAGGGTGGGGGTTGTGTATTTCTCATAGTGGCCACAAGAGGGCAGTATTTGCTCTTTACACTGTGCAGAGTCGTGCTGTTGGAGCATCCGAGTCCACACACCTGAACCAGCTGCCAGGCAGCGCGCACaatacacagcacactgcacagcacaatacacaacacactgcacagcacaatacacaacacactgcacagcacaatacacaacacaatacacagcacaccgcacagcacactgcacagcacaatacacaacacaatacacagcacaatacacagcacactgcacagcacaatacacaacacactgcacagcacaatacacaacacactgcacagcacaatacacaacacaatacacagcacaccgcacagcacactgcacagcacaatacacaacacactgcacagcacaatacacaacacactgcacagcacaatacacaacacaatacacagcacaccgcacagcacactgcacagcacaatacacaacacaatacacaacacactgcacagcacactgcacagcacaatacacaacacaatacacaacacactgcacagcacactgcacagcacaatacacagcacaatacacaacacactgcacagcacaatacacagcacaatacacagcacactgcacagcacaatacacaacacaatacacaacacactgcacagcacaatacacagcacaatacacaacacactgcacagcacaatacacaacacaatacacagcacaccgcacagcacactgcacagcacactgcacagcacaatacacagcacaatacacaacacaatacacagcacaatacacagcacaatacacagcacaatacacaacacactgcacagcacaatacacaacacactgcacagcacaatacacaacacaatacacagcacaccgcacagcacactgcacagcacaatacacaacacaatacacaacacactgcacagcacactgcacagcacaatacacaacacaatacacaacacactgcacaacacaatacacaacacaatacacagcacaatacacaacacactgcacagcacaatacacagcacaatacacagcacactgcacagcacaatacacaacacaatacacaacacactgcacaacacaatacacaacacaatacacagcacaatacacaacacactgcacagcacaatacacagcacaatacacagcacactgcacagcacaatacacaacacaatacacaacacactgcacaatacacaacacactgcacagcacaatacacagcacaatacacagcacactgcacagcacaatacacagcacaatacacaacacactgcacaacacaatacacagcacaatacacagcacactgcacaacacaatacacaacacaatacacagcacactgcacaacacaatacacaacacacagcacaatacacaacacactgcacagcacaatacacagcacactgaccaGTGACTGACCACCGAGGCTGCAGAGACAACGCATAAGCGCgtcttcaattaaataaatatacgtattcatcataaaacaaaataattataatctaGGTATGAGTAACAGGTTTTCAAACTGAAAGGAAAACAGTACTAGTCAAGAAGAGATGAACAATATCTCAATTTGCATTGACCCCAgcctatttaaaataattattttagtttttataggCTTTTCAAGTAGTATAGTACTGCCGTGCTAACACACCAcattgccacaacgttgtagcgGCGTAATTTACGTTATATTACGGTACTTGTGTGCAGGGTGGTGCCgtttaaaataacttttcaaATTAGATTAGATTTGTagcgtatatatatattcagttatGTTTTACATATAATATGATCTTAATGTATTGCCTTTGCATCTAATTATATGAGCAACACTCACTAAGGTATTGATCTTTACGTTTCGTCATTGTTGCGTCCTATAACCGAAAGACAGTAATAGACATTAGACCGgagattacatttatttatttatttggtaatttgtttatttgtttgatagTTGTTTTATATTAGTAAACCCCTTCTAAAAGCGACATTTTGCTCTGTTTTAGTGGGGGAATATCTggacaaaaaaatacaagaccCACAATCCTCTGCGCCGAAAGACCTACAAATCCAACGTGATGCCGAAatggatttaaaacaaatgtattaacaTTCAACACACAGTTACGTTTAAAACGGTAATGAACTCATCGAACTGGAAACAAAACCGAAAATAACCAgactttttgtttgtattatccGGCGGCATTGTGGCGGACAGCTAAAGCCGGGGTCCTGACGTCCCTGGTGATGCCAGACTCTGGGTGTGACCACGGGAGGCAGGAAGTTTCATTAAACAGCCAAACTCGCCAggatttcaagagtttaattGCTGTATTATAACAGATCAAAATGCTGGTTTtgcctttcatttgcaccaTGTCCAGTCGTAATTAATCTGCGCCTGTTTCTACCAGAAGTTATATCCCGGCAGTGGAAACCGCATCTGAAAGGTGAGTTTTAACAAGTCTCGTTTGGGGTAGATGTGTCTTTCCGTTTCGTCATGTTGGTTATTTGCAGAGACTCTTCGCTTCATTGCAGCTGAAACCACTTATTATGTGCATTTTAAGTAGCAGAACAACCCCCCCATCATGCCGTGTTAGTCTTTCCTGCACTCTCACTGCTATAGCGCCCTGTTTCTGTGCCGGGACATCCTCGCAGGGAAATGCACAGAAAACCGTGTTAGagtggaattgaattgaattaaattaaatattgatcAGCCCTGGACATGAAACAGTCCTCTGGATATTGTTTAGTAACAAATAGAGGAAGCAGGTGTCCGGGGATAGCTTAACCTTAGCCAATTAAGAGCTCTGCCTTGGTCTGTCTGCCCcacaccacacagacacacatatacatgcatacatacatgcatacatgcatacacacacatatacatacatacacacacatatacacacacacacccacagagTCTCTCTAGACACAGTGTTGTAGTTCACTTTCAGTTGATGTGGTCTGTGTCAATATTTACTATCTTGTCTtggttcttttttattttttaggtcTGCGTACTTGTCAGTTTATTTAACTGAACATTGCCAACaatgtaatgctttattttctgatgtatgtgTATCAGTATTGAGTGAAGTGTTTCACTGGGGAATCTGCAAGCTGGCAGTTATTGCCAACCAACTCTAACACAGAATCGGAATAAAGGTCCAGAAAACTAGAATCGTATTCATGGAATACAGTTTTAATCGAGGATATGTGAGGTATGTGAAGGAAAGGACTGTATTcatatacttaaaaaataatattcttcATATAAGTTCTCCATGATAGGAATTCTGTGAATCTGATATATTCTGAATATaagtatattttacatattgtcTCCATAATAAACAGACCAAGTGATTCCAGTATTTCCTCCAGAAATCCTAACAACCTAGTTTTCAAAATCTATGATGTCTGCCTCCATTAAAATTCAGTTTTGATGTAGGTACTGGCTGCCTCCTTTAAAATATGGTTTTAATCTTGTAGTTATCTTTGCACATACCAGAAGAAATTTGTTTCAGGGTTTGTCCTCGTTTTTCTGCATGAACAttgcatttcagtttttcttcTCTGTGGGCGTCTTAATTACCTGTTGAAAGATAATggatataaattacattttttactttAGGCCTAAATGGAAAATTATCTCAAGGATTATGTGGTTTGTTTAGAATTCTCCTGGTGCATGTCCTAACACTTTCTTCTCAGTTTGAAAAATGAGAACTTTAGCCAATTTAATACATTAGCCATTTAGGCCTCTACAATAATAAGTCTATTATTGGGCTCTTTGTCTATGTAATCTAATTGTTGCCCAGTCTTGCCACAATTTCATAATTGTACCTAAGATGATGAATTTGCAGAATTAAATCGAGTGCAGTTTCGCCAAAAACTGTTTTATGGCAGGAGTACACCTAACTAGGTGGAAAACCATTTTAAACGTTATATGTGATTGGTTATTTACATCCACTATAAGTCagttattttatgttgtttcttaTTCCACATATTGTGATCCACATTCAGTGTGATTTTGTAGCATAGTCTAAGCAAAGAAAACACAATCCAGGAGAAATATGCTCGGAATCAACAGCCCAGAACAGCGCAGaaattgaaaaatgaaatggTTGAGAAGCTAATGTTATTGAACTGTTTGAAATACACAATGTATAACAAAGTGCCCATTAACCTTTGAGTGACACTGATTGGCTTCCTGCCCACATCTTCTGTCAATATGTTCTGAGAACTGGTTTCAGACCCGGATTTATTTCTCAAATAATTGTGTTAgtcaacattatatttaaaaaaataacacagaaTGTAAAATAggatatagttaatataaattTGAAATGCAGCATTCAATGTCTCTTCAGTTTTCAAGACCGTTCTCTTCACTGTAACGAGTGTTACTTATTCAGAGCATTATAGTGTAGTTTTAATTATAAATTCAAACTCAATGAAAATTGAGGCTAGTCTGTGTTTTTAGTAGGCCTTCATGAAAACAGTCTAATCTTCCACAAGATGGCGCCAGATTTTTCTTTCCACATACTGGCAAAACTAGTCTGATTTTCTTCTCATGCTCCAGACTTGGAGGCTGTAATCAAAAGAGCTGGTTGTGCTGCACAAAAAagtaatatgtaaatatttactGTCCCAATACTTTGACTTGTTTTGCCAAGATATTTACACCGCAGTAACCCCAAAACTTTAAATCTAGCTCGGATGGATGCAGATCACTTTGAATGTTAGTGGTTCTGCTCAAAACTTCAACCTTTGACCCCGTATAATATCTGAACCGCTGATCCTGCTACGCTCTTTGTAATGTGGAGATGTCCCATTATACCTGCCCCTCTGACGCACACCCTCACTACACAGTTGAATTAAAAATCAGTTTCTGACAAGGTGGGGTGTTAAAATGGCCCTTGGATGCCCTGATTTGTTGAAGAATGAGCCCAGAAAGTCCTGAGCACAATGGAGAGCAGTGATTGAAAGTTTCACAAAATTGGCATCAGCATGTGAAACCATGTAGTGgtaaattgctttgtattaaaaTACCTCACGATCCCTCCTTTCTCAGATGTATAAAGAGGGAAGGTAATGTGAGACATGAGTACAGCAGTACTGGCTCTGTCGCCCTTTCCACACTAAATACATCCCCACACTGTAAGAAATACATGACCACTGTCTGCAGGATACATGACATTCGACATCACGAGGGGGCAGAATTAAACAAACCGCTGGTGTGAGTGTCTCCACAGATTTCGGTTTAGTCGTTATTTAGTAGTTTGCTGCTTGTGTGTCACCCTGCACATTGTTGGAACTGGGCAGGACAGGCATCAAAAAGCAGGGAAATTCAGAGTAACTGCCTTTTACAGACAAAAGGATCTTCTTGCTTgagcatgtctttggacatcACAGCCTAAACATGCCCTCATAGTTCCCACGACATGCTTCTCCCGTGTGGACAGTGCTCTGCCTCCTTACCTCCTgtatcaaaaaatatatataggtcACTGTGTTACTGAGTACAGGCACAGACTTGATCTGAGCGGAGCAGTGTTTCTCTGTGAGTATCTGACGCATCTTCCCAGTTTTAGTGGTGACTACCTCATGAGAGAGACTAATACTTACAGGTGCTGTGGTCTTGCTTAAGTGGGGCACTACTGTTCACTATTGGTGTCATGCTGCATTAGTGCCAGTGGTGAGTCATTTGTAACACAGCTAGGTGAAAGAGACGTGGACCGCTGGGCATGTCAACTGCTACAGGTTTC
Coding sequences within it:
- the rassf11 gene encoding ras association domain-containing protein 8; translated protein: MELKVWVESVQRVICGVSEKTTCQEVVIALAQAMGRPGRYTLKEKFKEFERNVSPDEKLLESLNKYGQQASEVQLILNHNGPSLAGPRSCAQLRGPRGADQSAHRQSLPPLVRLRIKTDLQSDNKKPKRKSLTFAEEAREWIESFSRTRLHRVRGKNKDNRKRDSTLSQHEEIQEPILLFQKTPDQSVRTAEPISGQDAEEKQMEELHRLLSQQQTQLMALQSQLDTTEAQIEALEEQEQLRQEAEQLEVLIASQQAEAEELEFWENELRAEEGYETDLQEQFLEMKQKASECKGKLEEYKKRLQGLDIARDSQAHLDYELSEELALSRMETSQLEANLAMSKESLREANQELQVGPPPWGKILSDTPKSLPFPYRFSDTSCGPGQLREWLTRWSKAQASGVPNPEEDKQWGSTRV